The Lacerta agilis isolate rLacAgi1 chromosome 5, rLacAgi1.pri, whole genome shotgun sequence genome has a segment encoding these proteins:
- the CAB39 gene encoding calcium-binding protein 39, giving the protein MPFPFGKSHKSPADIVKNLKESMAVLEKQDISDKKVEKATEEVSKNLVAMKEILYGTNEKEPQTEAVAQLAQELYNSGLLSTLVADLQLIDFEGKKDVAQIFNNILRRQIGTRTPTVEYICTQQNILFMLLKGYESPEIALNCGIMLRECIRHEPLAKIILWSEQFYDFFRYVEMSTFDIASDAFATFKDLLTRHKLLSAEFLEQHYDRFFSEYEKLLHSENYVTKRQSLKLLGELLLDRHNFTIMTKYISKPENLKLMMNLLRDKSRNIQFEAFHVFKVFVANPNKTQPILDILLKNQTKLIEFLSKFQNDRTEDEQFNDEKTYLVKQIRDLKRPAQQEA; this is encoded by the exons ATGCCATTTCCTTTTGGCAAATCACACAAGTCTCCTGCAGACATAGTGAAGAATCTGAAGGAGAGTATGGCAGTGCTAGAAAAGCAAGATATTTCTGACAAGAAAGTAGAAAAG GCTACTGAAGAAGTTTCCAAAAATCTAGTTGCCATGAAAGAAATCTTGTATGGCACAAATGAAAAGGAGCCTCAGACAGAAGCTGTGGCCCAGCTTGCTCAGGAGCTGTACAACAGTGGTCTTCTTAGCACCCTAGTAGCTGACCTACAACTCATTGATTTTGAG GGCAAAAAGGATGTGGCTCAGATATTCAACAACATTCTGAGGAGGCAAATTGGTACAAGAACCCCCACAGTCGAATACATCTGCACTCAGCAAAATATACTGTTCATGCTGTTAAAAGG TTACGAATCCCCAGAAATTGCTCTGAATTGTGGAATCATGTTAAGAGAGTGCATCAGACATGAACCACTGGCAAAAATAATCTTGTGGTCAGAGCAGTTTTAcgacttcttcagatatgtggaAATGTCAACATTTGACATCGCTTCAGATGCTTTTGCAACTTTCAAG GACTTACTAACAAGGCACAAGTTGCTCAGTGCAGAGTTCTTGGAACAGCATTATGATAGG TTCTTCAGTGAATACGAGAAGTTACTCCATTCAGAAAACTATGTGACAAAACGACAGTCGCTTAAG CTGCTTGGTGAACTACTGTTGGATAGGCACAACTtcacaattatgacaaaataCATCAGTAAACCTGAAAATCTCAAACTTATGATGAACCTTCTACGAGACAAGAGTCGCAACATTCAGTTTGAAGCCTTTCATGTCTTTAAG GTGTTCGTAGCCAACCCTAACAAGACGCAGCCTATATTAGATATCCTCCTAAAGAACCAGACCAAACTTATTGAGTTCCTCAGCAAGTTTCAGAACGACAGGACCGAGGATGAACAATTTAATGATGAGAAGACCTATTTAGTTAAACAGATCAGGGATTTGAAAAGACCAGCACAGCAAGAAGCTTAA